The proteins below are encoded in one region of Amycolatopsis magusensis:
- a CDS encoding ABC transporter substrate-binding protein, with protein MPAIKCLRKAASVLAAAGLLAVTACAGEPDGGPVTVSVWAWYPEFQGVVDAFNASHDDIQVKWTNVGTGPDQYAKLKTAFTAGTGAPDVAMVEFQQIPTFLVLDALVDMGQHGAGEDEHLYAEWAWGQATEGDKVYAIPVDGGPMALMYRKDLFDQHKIPVPTTWDEYATAAERMKAVDPNAFIASFGSDGGWLNGLMWQAGCRPYGYSLTEARDRVTIDLTNPACEKVIEFYGGLIGRGLMATDPFFTADATAALDSGKYWTWAAAGWTPGYVAGSLKNTAGKWAVAPMPQWTKGADEQGDWGGSTFTVTKQAENPEAATVVARELFGTSDQAWEIGLNKAFLYPLVKDVAADPAFTGKAYDFFAGQKVNEIFVPVSEKLGDFNYTPFQDFVFGELNDRCAEAVAGKRGWDTVLSATQENVVNYAKQQGFTVIEPS; from the coding sequence ATGCCAGCGATCAAGTGCTTGAGAAAGGCGGCGTCGGTCCTCGCCGCCGCCGGTCTGCTCGCGGTCACGGCCTGCGCCGGCGAGCCGGACGGCGGGCCGGTGACCGTGTCGGTGTGGGCGTGGTACCCGGAGTTCCAGGGCGTGGTCGACGCGTTCAACGCCTCCCACGACGACATCCAGGTGAAGTGGACCAACGTGGGCACCGGCCCGGACCAGTACGCCAAGTTGAAGACGGCGTTCACCGCCGGCACCGGAGCGCCGGACGTGGCGATGGTGGAGTTCCAGCAGATCCCCACCTTCCTCGTCCTCGACGCACTCGTCGACATGGGCCAGCACGGCGCGGGCGAGGACGAGCACCTCTACGCGGAATGGGCCTGGGGCCAGGCCACCGAGGGCGACAAGGTCTACGCCATCCCGGTCGACGGCGGCCCGATGGCGCTGATGTACCGCAAGGACCTCTTCGACCAGCACAAGATCCCGGTGCCGACGACCTGGGACGAGTACGCCACGGCCGCGGAGCGGATGAAGGCCGTCGACCCGAACGCGTTCATCGCGAGCTTCGGCAGCGATGGCGGGTGGCTCAACGGGCTCATGTGGCAGGCCGGCTGCCGGCCCTATGGCTACTCGCTCACCGAGGCCAGGGACCGGGTCACGATCGACCTGACCAACCCGGCCTGCGAGAAGGTCATCGAATTCTACGGCGGCCTGATCGGGCGCGGCCTCATGGCCACGGATCCCTTCTTCACCGCCGACGCCACCGCGGCGCTGGACTCGGGCAAGTACTGGACGTGGGCGGCTGCCGGCTGGACCCCGGGCTACGTCGCCGGGTCACTGAAGAACACGGCGGGCAAGTGGGCGGTCGCACCGATGCCACAGTGGACGAAGGGCGCCGACGAGCAGGGCGACTGGGGCGGCTCGACGTTCACGGTGACCAAGCAGGCCGAGAACCCGGAGGCGGCGACCGTCGTCGCGCGTGAACTGTTCGGCACCTCGGACCAGGCCTGGGAAATCGGTCTGAACAAGGCGTTCCTCTACCCGCTGGTCAAGGACGTCGCCGCCGACCCCGCGTTCACCGGCAAGGCCTACGACTTCTTCGCCGGTCAGAAGGTGAACGAGATCTTCGTGCCGGTGTCGGAGAAGCTGGGCGACTTCAACTACACGCCGTTCCAGGACTTCGTGTTCGGCGAGCTCAACGACCGCTGCGCGGAAGCGGTCGCGGGCAAGCGGGGATGGGACACCGTGCTGTCGGCGACCCAGGAGAACGTCGTGAACTACGCGAAGCAGCAGGGCTTCACTGTCATCGAGCCGTCGTAG
- a CDS encoding carbohydrate ABC transporter permease, whose product MTRRRLTDHPVAGILFVLPFFLVVVVFLVVPLGYAFWLSLSSKSLALGTRFTGFDNYVRAFTDPMLLDGFLRVVVFGAVQIPVMLGIALVGALALDAITTRFAVAFRLIAFMPYAVPAVLGALMWGFLYSRTFGPFADLPTVFGGAPVDFFSAGLLLASLGNIVTWAWTGYNMIVLYSALQGVPRELYEAALIDGASQIQLAWRIKVPAIKQAIALATVFTVIGTMQFFVEPYVMSRFAPQISAGYTPNLYAYNQAFAYSDFHYSATISFTLGFVVFVAAYAFVLVSRRRRGDS is encoded by the coding sequence GTGACCCGACGGCGCCTGACCGACCACCCGGTGGCCGGGATCCTGTTCGTCCTGCCGTTCTTCCTCGTGGTGGTGGTGTTCCTGGTCGTGCCGCTCGGGTACGCGTTCTGGCTCAGCCTGTCCAGCAAGAGCCTCGCCCTCGGCACCCGGTTCACCGGCTTCGACAACTACGTACGCGCGTTCACCGACCCGATGCTGCTGGACGGCTTCCTGCGGGTGGTCGTGTTCGGCGCCGTCCAGATCCCGGTGATGCTGGGCATCGCACTCGTCGGCGCGCTCGCCCTCGACGCGATCACCACCCGGTTCGCGGTCGCGTTCCGCCTGATCGCGTTCATGCCCTACGCCGTTCCGGCCGTGCTCGGCGCACTCATGTGGGGGTTCCTGTACAGCAGGACGTTCGGGCCGTTCGCGGACCTGCCGACCGTGTTCGGTGGCGCGCCGGTCGACTTCTTCTCCGCCGGCCTGTTGCTCGCGTCGCTGGGCAACATCGTCACCTGGGCGTGGACCGGCTACAACATGATCGTGCTGTACTCGGCGCTGCAGGGCGTGCCGAGGGAGCTGTATGAGGCCGCGCTGATCGACGGTGCGTCCCAGATACAGCTCGCGTGGCGGATCAAGGTGCCCGCCATCAAGCAGGCGATCGCGCTCGCCACCGTATTCACCGTCATCGGGACCATGCAGTTCTTCGTCGAGCCGTACGTCATGTCGCGCTTCGCGCCGCAGATCTCGGCCGGCTACACCCCCAACCTCTACGCCTACAACCAGGCGTTCGCCTACTCGGATTTCCACTACTCGGCCACGAT